In Methylomagnum ishizawai, one DNA window encodes the following:
- a CDS encoding multicopper oxidase domain-containing protein: MHKHAPALLSSALLLALAGPAHALNTPPPSVKVQPGQAEPFCNSGAPPEWRKAQVLEGVDIQESKSCNPDNPADVTAFVKGTNNISMQTLMDTSNLAADAITMSNDIDKDGDPDHIVIKLEIMEVNGHSPDFAGVVPTFDIAPGIEPSFWVFAPKSRDMSTKSFASVEANPLLRMPSPPIRVEQGDVVWLVVENTHYFPHSIHLHGVDHPYMDHGGEGNDGVGQTSQMDIMPGESKTYVIRPRVAGTMYYHCHVQPHTHIPMGLAGMFIVEENRPNNWPQVFNVGAGQVRHPSVAVREKYSQEYDLHYQSVDKELHQIPQSANDPRLIAKSMNQEYDITDAKDDYYLLNGRSFPYTLRESLISVKPGEKVKLRILNGHTEHMALHIHGHKATETHYDGVEHNPAAQVTRDVYSLAPAQRLDLSLDTTDDGLHSYGSGLWMFHDHTEKAFTTDGMGEGGSISLVAYNNYLEDNGTPKTHGMDLKPYFTKEYWQRKIPVWQDWMDEWGSLGAPAGTMDTDPAGTAKAAALAAAAAAAPPAAPVEDTGGGWFSGLLLGIVGYLIYLYRERLLALISSLTRSKP; the protein is encoded by the coding sequence ATGCACAAACACGCCCCCGCCCTCCTGTCCAGCGCCCTCCTGCTCGCCTTGGCCGGTCCCGCGCACGCGCTCAACACGCCGCCGCCCAGCGTCAAGGTCCAGCCCGGCCAAGCGGAACCTTTCTGTAATAGCGGCGCACCGCCCGAATGGCGCAAGGCCCAGGTGTTGGAGGGGGTGGACATCCAGGAATCGAAGTCCTGCAACCCGGACAATCCCGCCGATGTCACCGCCTTCGTCAAGGGCACCAACAACATCTCCATGCAAACCCTGATGGACACGTCCAACCTCGCGGCGGACGCCATCACCATGAGCAACGACATCGACAAGGACGGCGACCCCGACCATATCGTCATCAAGCTGGAAATCATGGAGGTGAACGGCCATTCCCCGGACTTCGCCGGCGTAGTGCCCACTTTCGATATAGCTCCGGGCATCGAACCCAGCTTCTGGGTGTTCGCCCCCAAGAGCCGCGATATGTCCACCAAGAGCTTCGCCAGCGTCGAGGCCAACCCGCTGCTGCGGATGCCCTCCCCGCCGATCCGGGTGGAACAGGGCGACGTGGTCTGGCTGGTGGTGGAGAACACCCATTATTTCCCGCACTCGATCCACTTGCACGGCGTGGACCATCCCTATATGGACCATGGCGGCGAAGGCAACGACGGCGTCGGCCAGACCAGCCAGATGGATATCATGCCGGGCGAGAGCAAGACCTATGTGATCCGGCCCAGGGTCGCGGGCACCATGTATTACCACTGCCATGTGCAGCCGCATACCCATATTCCCATGGGACTTGCGGGGATGTTCATCGTCGAGGAGAACCGGCCCAACAACTGGCCGCAGGTCTTCAATGTCGGGGCCGGGCAAGTGCGCCACCCTTCGGTCGCGGTGCGGGAGAAATACAGCCAGGAATACGACCTGCACTATCAATCGGTGGATAAGGAACTGCACCAAATCCCGCAATCGGCCAACGATCCCCGGTTGATCGCCAAATCGATGAACCAGGAATACGATATCACCGACGCCAAGGACGACTATTACCTGCTGAATGGCCGTTCCTTCCCCTATACCCTGCGCGAATCCCTGATCTCGGTGAAACCCGGCGAGAAGGTGAAGTTGCGCATCCTCAACGGCCATACCGAACACATGGCCCTGCATATCCACGGCCACAAAGCCACCGAAACCCATTACGACGGCGTCGAACACAACCCCGCCGCCCAAGTCACCCGCGATGTCTATAGCCTGGCCCCGGCCCAGCGCCTGGATTTGTCGCTGGACACCACCGACGACGGCCTGCACAGCTACGGCTCGGGGCTATGGATGTTCCACGACCATACCGAGAAGGCTTTCACCACCGACGGCATGGGCGAAGGCGGCAGCATCAGTTTGGTGGCCTACAACAATTACCTCGAAGACAATGGCACGCCGAAAACCCACGGCATGGATTTGAAGCCCTATTTCACCAAGGAATATTGGCAGCGGAAAATCCCGGTCTGGCAGGATTGGATGGACGAATGGGGTAGCCTCGGCGCTCCCGCCGGCACCATGGACACCGATCCCGCGGGCACCGCGAAAGCGGCGGCCCTGGCCGCGGCGGCGGCGGCGGCCCCTCCGGCGGCCCCGGTCGAAGATACGGGCGGCGGCTGGTTCTCCGGCTTGCTGCTGGGTATCGTGGGCTACCTGATCTACCTATACCGGGAAAGGTTGCTGGCTTTGATCTCCTCCCTGACCCGAAGCAAGCCCTGA